A region of Procambarus clarkii isolate CNS0578487 unplaced genomic scaffold, FALCON_Pclarkii_2.0 HiC_scaffold_113, whole genome shotgun sequence DNA encodes the following proteins:
- the LOC138360511 gene encoding histone H2A: MSGRGKGGKVKGKSKSRSSRAGLQFPVGRIHRLLRKGNYAERVGAGAPVYLAAVMEYLAAEVLELAGNAARDNKKTRIIPRHLQLAIRNDEELNKLLSGVTIAQGGVLPNIQAVLLPKKTEKK; encoded by the coding sequence atgtcaggacgcggcaagggaggcaaagtgaagggcaagtcaaagtctcgctccagcagggccggacttcagttccccgtgggcagaattcaccgtctgctgcgtaaaggcaactacgccgaacgcgtcggtgctggcgctcctgtctacctggcagccgtcatggaatacctcgctgccgaagttctggagctcgccggtaacgccgcacgtgacaacaagaagacccgtatcatcccacgtcacttgcagttggccatccgcaacgacgaagaactcaacaaacttctgtctggcgtaaccattgcacagggaggtgttcttccaaacattcaggcagttcttttgccaaagaagacagagaagaagtaa